From a region of the Coffea arabica cultivar ET-39 chromosome 3e, Coffea Arabica ET-39 HiFi, whole genome shotgun sequence genome:
- the LOC140038724 gene encoding GDSL esterase/lipase 1-like: MANSYIQLHFVALFFLASLTIPSNCLPGLYPKAPVALFVFGDSLFDPGNNDLIKTTTTFQANFPPNGETFFKLPTGRFTDGRIIPDFIAEFAKLSLIPPYLQTGYHEFLTNGVNFASGGAGALAETNTGLVIDLKMQFKSFRKAKKHLRLNIGKRATRRVVKNAVYLFSIGSNDYLSPLTNNSSIFKLYAPQDYVAIVVGNITSVVQKIHREGGRKFGILNLGPLGCLPRLRAANVAAGGNGECVEQVTALAKLHNVLLSQKLQLLQKGLKDFKYSYFDVFTASIATIQNPSKFGFKEVKSACCGSGPFRGYFSCGGKRGMKEYELCDNPKDYLFFDAIHRTEAANLQSAEAMWGGPPNITGPYNLQSLFLL, translated from the exons ATGGCAAATTCGTACATCCAACTTCACTTTGTAGCATTATTCTTCCTTGCAAGTCTTACAATCCCCTCTAATTGCCTTCCTGGCCTTTATCCTAAAGCCCCTGTTGCCCTCTTTGTCTTTGGTGATTCACTTTTTGATCCTGGAAACAATGACCTCATTAAGACAACCACTACTTTCCAGGCAAATTTTCCACCTAATGGAGAAACATTTTTTAAGCTCCCAACCGGGAGGTTCACTGATGGCCGCATTATCCCTGATTTTATAG CTGAATTTGCAAAATTATCTCTAATTCCACCATACCTGCAAACTGGATATCATGAATTCTTGACTAATGGCGTGAACTTTGCATCTGGCGGTGCTGGTGCTCTTGCTGAAACTAATACCGGATTG GTGATCGACCTTAAAATGCAATTCAAGAGCTTtaggaaagctaagaaacattTGAGGTTGAACATAGGTAAAAGAGCAACAAGACGAGTGGTGAAAAATGCTGTATACTTGTTTAGCATTGGTAGTAATGATTACTTGAGCCCGTTGACTAATAATTCCAGTATATTTAAGTTGTATGCACCACAAGATTATGTAGCAATTGTGGTTGGCAACATTACATCGGTGGTTCAG AAAATTCACAGGGAAGGTGGAAGAAAATTCGGGATTTTAAATTTGGGTCCCTTAGGTTGTTTGCCAAGGCTTAGAGCAGCCAATGTGGCCGCTGGAGGAAATGGAGAGTGCGTGGAACAGGTCACAGCTTTGGCTAAATTACACAACGTATTGCTTTCCCAAAAACTCCAGTTGCTACAAAAAGGGCTCAAAGATTTTAAGTACTCGTATTTTGACGTCTTCACAGCTTCCATCGCGACAATTCAAAATCCTTCCAAATTCG GTTTTAAGGAAGTGAAGAGTGCATGCTGTGGTAGCGGCCCATTCCGAGGATATTTTAGCTGCGGAGGAAAGAGAGGAATGAAAGAATACGAGCTATGTGATAATCCCAAAGATTATTTATTTTTCGACGCTATTCATCGGACTGAAGCGGCCAACTTGCAGTCTGCGGAGGCGATGTGGGGAGGGCCTCCCAACATAACAGGGCCTTACAATCTCCAGTCGCTGTTTCTGCTTTAA